A stretch of DNA from Lotus japonicus ecotype B-129 chromosome 4, LjGifu_v1.2:
CATGGGTTTAGAGATGACACTCATAAAGGCTGGGAGTGTAATTCCTATTCCAAAACTGTTTTCTTATCATCATCTTTATTCCCCACTCCCCAATTCGTGATATATTGTTCCCTGTCTTTATTATCTGCCTCCCATCGAGACCTTAAAACTCCATATTtaggataaaaatataatagaaaaagGATTAAATAAGAATTTGGTCCATGTATAATACACTAAGTTTAAAAATGGTTCCTCTCATGAGTAAAGTTTAAACTCAGTCCCTACAGTTTGAGAAACTACCTGATTTTGGTCCCAGTTGGGGGTGGTGGTCCAGTGACCTTTGTCACTAACTCACTAATTAACATAACCCTGACTAATCGGTGAATCCATGTGGCAATTACACGTATGATTAGTGAAGTCATGATGCAAATGTCATCGGACCACCACATCCGACAAGGACCAAAACCAAGTAGTTTCTCAAACAGTAGAATGTTCAAACTTTGTTCCGGAGAGGGACCATTTTCAAACTTAGCATATTATACAGAGACCAAAACCTTATATAACCCATATAAAATAGATAAAGTTTGATTCAGGATTCCTGCCTCTCTGTCTTAATTCAGGATTATATGGCTTTATCATATAATTGTGTCTTGTTAGCTAGTTCatgttagagcatctccaattgAGTCCTTAAATTGAGATCTTAGAAATAAGATCTGAATCTTGTTAGCACCCACCATTGGAACTATCCTACATGACATGAGATCTTACCTTTTGCTAAGTAGCTTAGGTACTCTCAAAACtgagatcttaaataaaaaaatattttttctctcgCATTCAATACCAGAACCAAAGTGCAAATAGGGAGGGAAAGAAACTAAATCACTTCATTAACAAGAATGATATACAGATTACAACCATATCACTTTAGATCAGCATCAGAAGTTGaaaaaagtaaaccctaaaaataaaacctaaaaaaaaaattcaaacccTAGATCTGCCGAGCACCGTCACTGATCTGCATGATCGAGCATCGTCCTCACCGTCTTCACCTTAGCAGCTCATCGTGATCTGCCATGGCAATCGTGGATCTGCCACTCCATTGAAGGATTTGCGACATGAAGAGGCCAACCGAGAGAAGATTGTAGATGAATGGGTCCATATCGGAGATTAGAGGTACTGTGGATGAACGATGTGGTGGAGGAGAGGAGAGAGATGAAGAGGCGCGATGGAGAGAGGATCAGAGAGTGAAGAAGCGTAAGGTGGGGTGGAGAGAGGACCAGAGAAAGGATGAAACATAGGTGCGGTGGAGGAGAAGGGCAACGACGGGTTGGGGGAGAAAAGGAGAAATTAGGGTTTGTGTGTGTGAAGGAGATAAAGGCAGTAGAGCTTAAaggagagaaaaagaagaataaatgaTGGGTTTGGCCGGTTTTGCTGAAATGAGGAATATATATTTAAGTTTTTTGACCGGCTCAACCAGTAACGGTCCAGAACGTTGGGCCTTGTTTGACCGGCTGGGTCAGTCATTTTTTTTTGCCTATTTatgcctttttttttgaaaattttcctctttttttttcttttttttgccAGCTTCAGGATTTTGAAAACTTCATGTTTGGGcttcattatatatatttttaaattgtaattaagttgtattgaattaataattaaattgagTTTAAAGTGGAAACAAATGATACAATATATTAGGTATTGTGGGTTCAATCAAAAGTAAATTAAGATCTCAAACCATTAGAGCAAAATGTGCATAAGGACCTTATGAACACCTTAAATCATATGTCGCACTCCGGGCCCACAAAAAATGAGTTAAATCCCAAAATAAGATCTCATAATTAGAGATGTTCTTAGTAGGCATTGCAATGCACTTACCGGTTTCATGACATGAAGACCTTTGCCCCCCCCCCTGGGTTTGAATGGAAAATTTTCCCTTGAATTGTTCTCTTGTTGAGTGTGGATGTAATTTCCTCAATTTTATCGAAGAATTATTTAACCCGAAAAATCTTATTTTGTAATGTTTGATCTATCTAAATATTACTCCATCCGTTTCATAATAACTGTccacttatgaaaaaaaaatttgtttcataataactgtccacttagaatttcaattgagcattaattgatgtttttacaTATAATGACTTTATGAGAATAATAAATGAAGAGAGATAAAAGTACACCTTAAAAGgtaaaatagataaacaaatgATGTGTTAAAAATTTAAtgatattaattgtatttattttGAAATGGAGGGAATAACTTTTTAAAAAGACATTGAAAATGTCAACcttacctttttttttgaattttcaagGCATCTCCACACTCGGTAGCTATGGGACTAAACTAATAAACCCAAGTATTTATATACGTATGAggatatttatatttaaataaattaataaatatataatttcaaAACTCATAATAAAAGTTGATAAAATAATGGCAATTatacatatttatttattaaatagcTGTATCCATTagacattatttaaaaaatgtcttgcttataaaaaaaaagtcttaAACCTAGTCTCTtcaattaaccaaaaaaaagtcTGTTCATTTAAATAAACTTTCTTAATCAAtacttttatttaataaataaggTTATATAAGACTGACCATTACTTTGGTCAAAAAGACTAACCAAATACACGtagaagaaaaaacaaagacTAACCAAATATGCAGGCCAGGTAAACATTGGACAAACAGCTTAACTTTTTTTCTAGGTCAGTTGCCGAAACTGTGGAATTCCATGAACATTGGAAGTTGCTACCTCAAATTGCGGAGAATTGCCCCCGGCCTGGTTTTTCTCCCCCGAAAAGTATCCTAAATAACTTCAACGTGCCATTTGACATTATCCATATTCCATACTAATCCAAAATATGCTTGCTCATGGATTTGCATGATTCATTTCAGCCAATTTGCGTTTCCCGTCACCTTAGGTTACATGGAATTTGATCCATGAATTTCTTCCTCAATTCATATATCTCAGAGCTTTTATCTTATTTCTACCGTAACAGTGACTTCCCAGTGCATTAAAATATGACACGAGGAGAATTAAAATGTTTTTATTACTTTAtccatatattatattatttttattactttattttcttaGAAATAAGATATTTTTAATAAGTCCCTGATAATTCAAGTAGTAAGAACTAGAAATATATGAGTTCGGAAGGAAATGTTGAACCTTAGAAGACGTAATTTAATtttccaatgtaaaaaaaaaaaccttaaataGTAAGGAGAAAAACCAATAACGGAAAATGCTACAAAATGATCACTATGTCGGAAAAATTCTAGATATTTCAAAAGTTAAAGTCTCACATTGCCTAGCTCACCAACCTTTCAAGTGTTTTTATATTTAGCCATCACATTGTGATGGTAAAGAGCATATCAAAGAGTCTGGGCTTGCGCGCATGAGATTGGGCCTCATGGGTTCAACGTAGTGGCAATAGGTAGTTTTTCCCCCGGGCACGATATATGGGCCTTGCTGGTTTTTTGTTGAATTTATTTTTGGCCTTTTGCAGAATACCTTGGAATTAACGCATTTCTACCTATGTATTCAGGCCGAAATTCACACAGCAGCGTCATCCTCTTCTCTGTCTTTCCCCTTCACTCCTAAATTGATCCAGTTCCTAAGCAATCAcattcttattttatttctcaCCAGTTTTGAAACTTGGCATCGTCGGAAGAGGCTGCTTAATCTTGGGAGGTGTTCTGGATATACCGGGATAAGACCTTCAAGGATAGCGAATTGATTTTCGCGACTCAGCTTGTTTTGTTGCAGGTTCTGTTCGTGTTGTTGCGGCATCTGTTCACAAAGGTTGCTGTTTGGTTCACTTTCTTCAACACACTAAGGTTTTGGTTAATGAGCATTTCCTTCAGAgtcactttttttttgataagccaaatttGTATTGAActggaagtacaaggggtacttcaacccaatacaacacataaagaaatacaaaataatggaaaaaaaagaaagcaacaaacaaaaacaaaaacaaggcAGCAAGCGGAAAAAAACCCAGGGGAATGGAAAACACAACAAACTAATGGTTATGCTTCCCAACTATGCAAGCCATACTTGTTCAAACCAAACGCACCACCCATCACAACACCTCAACACATAGCAGCCCAACGTATTACATGGCTTGAATGCACACCATTGGATTATTGAGCCATTCAAACCAAGAGTATGAAAAGCCATGTCTCCTTACTTTTATCCAATGCCAAGCTCTCCACTGTATAAGATCCAAAACTTGTGAAATTGTCGCCTGCCCACCATTGAAGAGCCTCTCATTTCTCAACAGCCGGAGGGTCCACACACCGGCAATCCAAATGGAACCATGTAGTAGATTTTGACTTCtattccaaccaaacagaaACTGTAGAAAATGGGACATTGTATCATTAGGAAGAACAATATCAAACCCCAGCCATTGGAAGCAACTCCTCCAAACTTCAGACGCAAAGGAACAAGATCGGAGGAGATGACTGCAGGTTTCGAGCTCCTCCACGCACACTTTGCAGCAAGCATCAGCAGACGAAAGCACCCTTCTCTTCAAGAGATTTTCACCACTTGCTATCCTATTCAGAAAACAGCGCCAAGCGAACGCTTTTGCATTCGACGGAGCAAAGTTGTGCCACGCCAAATCCATCACATGATCAGTCGCTAATGATTGAGGATCCTGCAAAAAGAAATAAGAGGCGTTAACCGAAAACCGGCCATCCGGAGAAGGATTCCAAACCCAATTATCTGGAACACCTTCAACCAGAGGCACCACACTCCCTGCGACAACCCAATTAGAATTCTCCAAGCAGCAGGCAGATTGAACTCCTTGCCACCATGTCGATTCCCTCAAGCGTCCCCCACCATACTTCGACTTGAGGATACAACACCACAAATTTCCTGGTTCTGTATgataccgccaccaccacttaGCAAGTAGAGCCCGATTAAAGGAGGGAAGATCCTTTAAGCCTAAACCCCCTGAACTCTTTGGCTTGCATACATCTTGCCATTTGACCCATGAAATTTTCTGCACCTCTTCCATTCCACCCCATAGAAAATTCCGCATAAGACTAGTAAAAATATTAGCAAAAATATGTAGGCATATGGAAAAATGATAATAAGAACAGAGGCAATGAAGAGAGGACACTTTGGATGAGACAAACCCCACCCCCAAAAAATGGtcttttatttccaactcaaaaGCCGATTCTTAATTTTCTGTATTACCGGATCCCATAGCCTTCGATTAGTAGGACAACCACCCACCGGGATCCCTAGGTAAACGAATGGTCACTAATCCTCCCTTTCGCTTGTAGGTGTGAATTGTGTGcattaactcttgagctaaaaTGATATTGTTCTTAGTTCCATCATGAGGGATAAAGCTCCCTTGAAGTGGACTCACAAGATCAACGAGGAGGGACTAAACCTATTAACCAAAACCTTGGTGGGTCATGGTGGTTGCAAACGATGGTGGAGAAAAAGGGCGGTGAGcgggaggaggaagaggatgaaAATGAAAGTTGagtgaataataaaaaataatgaaatttgaTGGACCAAAAAATGTCTTAAAACATTCATGTGTACTTTCTTTAACTATGACCGACATATGGGCTAGTGATATGGTAAAAAATGAGTCATGTAACTATTATTTctaataaaaacattttttagggacaaaaaaatatgaaaaaatttcaAAGAGCAATTTAGATTAGACTATATATGTGAGGAGCGTGAAACATATTTAACCAAGGAAACATTTAGAGTTATCAATGCCCGGTGATGCAATGGAATTGTCTAGTTATGCCTTAGGTAAATATTGTGAAGTGTCTATGGATGTTGAATATGACATTGATAGCTCACACTATAAGAAAAATCGTTATTACCGACGGTCGAAAGCCATAAGCAAGCAAAAAAATACCGTTGGTAATGCTTAATTACAGACGGTTAATcgacaattaaaaaaattgtgagTATTTAGCTCATCAGTAAAGTTTGAAGAAGAAtggaggatgaggaggaggaggaggttacCCGGTGGTGCCAATGATGGTagcggtggtggaggtggtagtTGTAAGACCTGTGATTTGGGGCGTTacaatggtggcagtggtgaaaGTGAAAAAAGTGGTGACAACGACGGTGGAGGTGGAAGTGGTGGTTGCAGTGGAGGTGGAAACAGTAGTGGTAGTTGTGAAGGGTGGTATtggcggtggtggaggtggaagtGAAAGTTGTAGTGTTAGAGGGTGGTGGTCGTTGTGGAGATAgtagtggtggtgatggtagtaGAGGGTGGTGACAGTGGAATGGCAATGATGGGGATGGTgatagtggtggcggtggcggtgacGGTGGGGAAGGTATTACTGGTAGGTGGAGGcgagaggtggtggtggtggtgaagggtGTTTCTTGCAAGTGGAGGCGGGAGGTGGTAGTGGTTGAGGGTGGTAGTAGCGGCAACaacgacagtggtggtggtgaaagcagtggtggtggtggagagtgtTATTGGTAGTTGGAGgcgggaggtggtggtggtggtgatagtggCGGTGGTAAAGGGTGTTGCTGGCAAGTGGAGGCGGAAAGTGGTGGAGGCGGCAATGGAGACAATGGTGGTTGTGGTAGAGGTTATGACGGTGGTGGAggtgattatggtggtggtggagatgaTATTACATGTTATTAAAACTTTAATCATGAAAATAAAACCACATATTACGGTTTTAAGAATTATGCAAATTGAGTAAAccatttcaacttttttttttctacacacgttttcattttcaacatttgaaaaccaaaaagcaaaaatcaaaatttggcAACCGCTCTGAACGGGGTCTAAGGCTTTGTTTATATGTTTTTagggggaggggaggggaaggcTTTGAGGGGAAGGGGGCAAGCCCTACCCTAACTAAAGGAGAGTCTTGATGGATTTTGGATCACAAACccttccttttcttcttaaaAACTCACATATAAGGAAATTGCTTCTTGAAAGCATCTCCCTTCCCTTCTCTCCCTCCTCCAAAACTAAACCCATAAGCACACCCTGAGAATTTTTAAATCACTCAATTTCACAAAATaatatacaccctccggtcacatatataagcaaaacacacattttaggttcattcatttaatgaatgtatctagtcattattaatggttagatacattcattaaatgaatgaatctaaaatgtctttttttcttatatatgtgaccggaggtGTATATATTTTCACCCATACAACATTACAATTAAAATTCACTCGAACAGAGGACTTGCACTAAAAACATGTGCTTACTTTATTAAAAGCATGAGTGTTTGGATTATATATGATGTGATATggttcaaaatatatatttttaagttTCAACATTACCTCTTTTCATCCGTATGTGTAGCATGAAATGagatcaattttttttgggttttatttattttttcactgAGATGCagaaaatttatattaaatttttttgttcaatttttCAGTTGCTtcctttttcaattttcttaaatttttcttctggaccgaaccaaaccaacccaATTGGATTGGTTCAATTCAGATGGTCAGATTCGGAATAAAGAAAAtatgattttgaaatttgaacaaaatttattttaaaaacgtGAAAAATTACAAATATCTTTATATATATCCAACATCTTCAAAAGAACATAACATTCCATAATCCATATAAACCGCATAAATAAACTAAAACCAATATCTTCAATACAAACATAAATAGGCAACATAATATTCAACTCCTAAGCAACTTAGttctttgtttcaaaaaaataaaacttagtTCTTAACTTAAACAAACATTATGTAATGAACTGCTGCTCTTTGGACTGAAGGGTAAGAAAAAAGTTCTCAATACCATTGTGTTGGTTCGGATTTGTCGGATTTTTAATCCTCAAATCCGATACCAAACCGATGGTGATTGATGCagtaaaaaaaatccaaaccgAACCAGTGATCTAATCCAATCAGCTATAATATGTTTGGTTCGATTTGGTTTCATCGGGTTTGCGAATCGGACCGTGCCCGCCTGCTTACACCCCTAAATTGCAATAATATCACATAGCAAATCAAATTATTCAAGAGCCTTCCacttgtaaccaaaaataattcaAGAGCCACCCACAATGCCTTTGTGACAATATCAGTCATATTCAGGTTTACCAGCTCATAAGTTTTCTTCAATGAACTCTAATAAACTTCATCATGAAGTTCTGCCGCATACCAGTGCTCAAACACACACCTTAGGATCCAAAACATGGAAGCTATTGTTTGAGACATGCAAGCACATTGATGCCAGAATCAATAATTGAATGAACCTGGGACAATTCCCTCGCCTTGTTGTGCCAGACCACCAGATGGTGCTGATTTAGTGTTCCACCACTCAATCTTGCTGATCTGATAATTCAGAATCATTTTGGACTTGTAGAACTTATGTTTCATGAGTTCCTTAACAGCAAACCTTGTCTTTGTTCCTTTTGCTTTCCGGCATGATCAATGACAAATTCCAAACAACAAGGAAAGTTGCATGACGCAGGTGTCAGGCGGGAATTGCATGAAGCCAGTTTAAGTTAAAATCAACGTGAGGAACTTCTATTTTCAGATTGGTCATCATAGGTTCAAAACCTTCCCACGAAGCAGCAGTTTCTTCATCACATGTCACCGTTAAATTCTCAAGATTGATGACAGAGGCTGGCAATTCACATGCTGCACAACTAGTCATGTAGAGATTTCTTAAATTACGCAGATCACCAATTTCATCTGGTAAATTTGGAAGGCTTAGGCAGTCTGAGATGTCAAAAAGCCGCAGGTTTGGAAGATTTCCAATAGAATCTGGTATCCCTTCTAGATCAGTACAAGAACTGAACCTCAATAGTTCCAAATTCTCCAAGTTTCCGATCTCTTGGGGCAGCGCAGAAAGCTTGTGGCAATTTGTAATGCAGAGTTTCTTTAGAGGGGTGATATCACAGAGCCCAGTAGGGAGTTTCACCATATCTTTGCAGTAGTCAATGTTCAAATCTATAAGATTAGGAAATGCATCTGAAATTCGGATCTCACATTTTTCGAATGCATATCTTGTATCACACATGTAGAGGGATAGTTTTTTAACATTCTTCAAAGTGCCAAAGGAAGCAACAGAAATCTGCTCTAGCCTTATTCTTTTCAGGTTGGACAAAGAGCCAAGTATCTCAAAATTATTCAGTTCAGAAGGATGGAAACCATAATTTGTTACGGTCAGAACTTTTAGTTTACTCAACTTCTCCATGAACTCTGGAAATGAGTACTTCTTAGTTTGATGATTTAAAATCAAAACCTCAGCTTGAGCTGGTTGTATGTATGACCAATGTGAAGCGCAACTTTCGTCTGCAAAAGTAACCCATATGGTGTCAATTACGGAAGAAGCATGAATAACGGATCACAGCAATTGATATATCAAAAGAAAGGTTGAAGTAGAACTAACCAGTTGATATAGACAATGTGCGGGCAGGGACCAGTTGGGGATTCTGTTTGATACACCTTCTACGAAATTTTGACAGCATGCGGGACATCATGCCTTGCTGCTTCTCCCCAAACCACCATTTACGCTCATTTTCACTTGTGTCAATAATGAATCTTTTTCTCTGTTCAACTGGTGCTCGCATGCTTTGATAAATTCCAAGCTCTCTTAGAAGATCATGAAGGATGATGAAGTGGTAATTATCTGTGTCACTTGCACTTATCCTGGTAAATGAGCACAAGTTAATTACATGAAAAATTCTCTCACAAGATAAAAAATGCATGCTCTATCAGATAGTTTAATTACGAATTTCAACTACCATCCCCATAAACAAACGAAAGAATACAGATTGCAGAGTAAAATAATGCAAGAAGTTTAAATTCAATCTGAAGATAAATAGTCAGTTTGGAATGGTATGTAGGAATTAAATGCTTCTCAAATTAGCTACACCACAAACTATTGAATTTTGTGTTCTGCAGAACATAACTCATGTAAGATATATTAGAATTAAGTTGCCAAGAAGAACATATTCGCAGTCATTGTACCTTGTTATTAAGTGGTTTGCCAGATTCATGGAGACTAATTTGTTGATGATGGCCATTGCTTCTATGCCGTCATCATCTAGTCCATACAACTCGGCCCACATATCAATGAGAGAAGCAACAGGAATTCTTTGGTCTTCAGGGAATAATGCTAGGTCCATGAAGCACTCCTTGATGATGGGATTATCTTGTAAAACATCTAAGATCTTTTGGAATTGGGTAAGTAATTCAGTATTAGAATCAAGTATAGAATGATCCAGTGACAGTTCCTTCAATGTCTTCTGCCACAACCCATTAGGCTGATGACTGAGTGACGTGCCAATCACTTTAATGGCAAGCGGCAAGCCCTTGCAATTTCTCACAACCTGAATTTCAGTGGAAGCATATACAGTCAGCAATCAAAGATTTATGGCTCAGGAGCTCAAATGTCTTGTAACCTACCATATTATTACATTGTAAAACATAGTTTTTTTACTTGATTtattcctttttcttttctgttaaTGCAATGACATGTTCAAAAATATAGAAGTTTCCAAATGGTCATGTAAAATCTAGTGATGTCGAGTTCAAACGAATGACTTAGACAAAAACTAACAAGTAAAGACAACTCCATGTATCGGTGAGAACATTACCTTCTGTACAAGATCTTCGTCAGGAGTATTTGAATTGCTTTTTTTCAAGAGAGCATAGTGGCGGAAAAGGGTCATTGCATCTTCATGACCAAGAGGTTTTAGGATACATGGGGTGCCAAATCTAGGAAATGTGACCCTTGAAGTCACCAAAATTTTATAATCGGATATCCGGAATCGAAATTTCTCAACAAGGGCTTCAGAACCAGGCCAAACATCATCCAGAACCAGCAAAATTGAACTTCCCTCAATTTTCCTCAACAGAAGTCCCAATTGATTAACTGCATCCTCGTCGCTTTGAAACTCAGGCACCGGATATCCACAGTGTTCAAATAATCTCTCCACAATATTCTTCAAGTTGGGCGTTTTTGAGAAGGTAACAAACAAAATATTTCCCCTGAATTTACCTAGATAAACCAAAAAGATCCATAAGCCAAGAGAAGTTCATGTCATCTACCATTTCATAATCTTTATCATTGTGTGTAAAAAGTATTTATTTTACTAAGTGTATATCTTGCTGCAGAATAACAATAAGGTGTTGGTCTAGTGGTAATTAAGCTAAACCCTCATAAGGGTGAGAACACGAGTTCGACCCCAGGAAAGTAATTTGTTCCGAGGGACAACTACAGTTTTCCGAACCATGGGATGATTGCAAAATTTGTAATGAACATTTTTTATCAGGCAATAAGGCATATAAGAGACCCAAAGAGGAGTTAACACTTACCCTTGATTTGTTCATCCAAACAAAGCTTTGTAGCCAAAGTGGTTTTCCCTGATCCACCCAAACCACTCAACACAAGGACTTTGGTACCATCTTTGAGAAGCTCCACCTTCAACTTATTCAACGGCACATCCACCCCAACAGTGAATTCAGGGTTTGCTGGAACACCATAAGGACGCTTAATGGGTGCTCCACTAAATTTCTGCTCAAAATCCTCTTTGCTAATAAGCTCAAGAAATCCTCTAACCTTGTAAAGTGTGTCCTTCACATCATTAGCCATTTGAGCTTGCTTTTCACCATCAACATTTAAGAAATCATCTTTATTATTATGACAAAGCTTGTTCACACAGAGTTGAAGCAAAGAGATAAAGTTTCCCCAACAGAGACACTTGTCCCCTTCCCCTGCATCTTTTTCTCTGATAAGGGTCTTGATTTCTTCTCTGGGTGGATCCAAGTGTAATGTAAGAAAAGCGAGTTGAGCTACGTCAGCCATGTTTAACCAGCAACCTCTTATGTTTTTTCTCCTTGTGTGTTGTTCTTCCTCTGTTCAAACAAACAAGACAGAGAACTGAGAAGTTAAGCTTAACGTTGTTGTTTTTTGTTGCTAAAATTGAAATTTCAGAATGTGAAAAGAGACAGTAACAATTACATACCTTTTGAATGTGCAAAGTTGGGTTCTTACTTATTAGGTTATGACAAAGAAGGGAATTTCAAAGTTGATGTAACGTTGTTGTATCAGGATCTCCAAttgaaagaatagaactctgaACGGCTATACAATTGAAAGAATAGAACTTGGTGGTATATATTAATAGGCTACAGGGATGAAGACTGCCCTCTCAATTTCTTGTGACTTtccatttcttttcttttgtttccgTTGTAACTTTCCTGGCTTCTTCTTCCACGCGCACTCATGTGAACTTTAATGGAGTAATTATTGTAGGTGAAATTAGCTAACTGTTcctttagagcatctccaatgcatggttgctagttgggttgcttaaatgct
This window harbors:
- the LOC130711131 gene encoding probable disease resistance protein At5g66900 is translated as MADVAQLAFLTLHLDPPREEIKTLIREKDAGEGDKCLCWGNFISLLQLCVNKLCHNNKDDFLNVDGEKQAQMANDVKDTLYKVRGFLELISKEDFEQKFSGAPIKRPYGVPANPEFTVGVDVPLNKLKVELLKDGTKVLVLSGLGGSGKTTLATKLCLDEQIKGKFRGNILFVTFSKTPNLKNIVERLFEHCGYPVPEFQSDEDAVNQLGLLLRKIEGSSILLVLDDVWPGSEALVEKFRFRISDYKILVTSRVTFPRFGTPCILKPLGHEDAMTLFRHYALLKKSNSNTPDEDLVQKVVRNCKGLPLAIKVIGTSLSHQPNGLWQKTLKELSLDHSILDSNTELLTQFQKILDVLQDNPIIKECFMDLALFPEDQRIPVASLIDMWAELYGLDDDGIEAMAIINKLVSMNLANHLITRISASDTDNYHFIILHDLLRELGIYQSMRAPVEQRKRFIIDTSENERKWWFGEKQQGMMSRMLSKFRRRCIKQNPQLVPARTLSISTDESCASHWSYIQPAQAEVLILNHQTKKYSFPEFMEKLSKLKVLTVTNYGFHPSELNNFEILGSLSNLKRIRLEQISVASFGTLKNVKKLSLYMCDTRYAFEKCEIRISDAFPNLIDLNIDYCKDMVKLPTGLCDITPLKKLCITNCHKLSALPQEIGNLENLELLRFSSCTDLEGIPDSIGNLPNLRLFDISDCLSLPNLPDEIGDLRNLRNLYMTSCAACELPASVINLENLTVTCDEETAASWEGFEPMMTNLKIEVPHVDFNLNWLHAIPA